The window TGTCTTTTCGGTTCATCCCGATAAAACGATCGATGAGGTTTCTGATACTGATCTCGTTGTTATTCCTGCGCTTTTTGGTGATATGAAAGAAGCTGTTGAGCTGAATAAGAAAGCCATTCCGTGGATCGTTGAGCAATATGCCAAAGGGGCCGAGGTGGCTTCGCTGTGTGTGGGGTCCTTCTTGCTGGCGGCATCGGGTTTGCTCGATGGTAAGAAATGCTCTACGCACTGGGCGTATTATAACGAGTTTAAAGAAACGTATCCCCTAGTGGAAGTTGCAGATGGAGGGGTGATAACGGAAGATAACGGTATATATTCGAGCGGGGGGGCAAATTCGTTATGGAATTTGCTGCTGTACCTGCTGGAAAAATATACTGATAGAAATACGGCAATTTTAGCATCGAAATATTTTGCCATCGATATTGACAGGGATAGCCAGTCTGCTTTTATGATTTTTAAAGGGCAGAAAGAGCATAAGGACGAAGGGATATTAATGATACAGGAGTTTATAGAGAATAATTATCAGGAAAAGATCACTGTAGACCGGTTGGCAGGAATGGGAGCGATGAGCCGCAGGGGTTTTGAAAGAAGATTTAAAGACGCTACCGGAAATACAGCAATTGAATACCTGCAAAGAGTAAAGGTTGAAGCCGCAAAAAGAAACTTTGAAAGTACCCGGATGAATGTAAACGACGTTATGTATGAAGTAGGGTATAGTGATACGAAAGCTTTTAGAACCGTTTTTAAACGATTAACCGGATTGACCCCCATAGAATATAGAAACAAGTATAGTAAAATGTGATTTTTCTGATTATATTGGCTTATTGTATAGATCAAAATTCTCAGACCCTGAGTAGAAGCCTATAGTCATGGTATTACAAAGAGCGTTTCTTTTTTTTGTTTGTTTCTGCTGCATGTATTCGGTTTTGTCTCAAAACCGAAACACCATCGAAAGTGCTTTAGGAAACCTCGAAGGGATTACTTATAAACGTATGGGGCCGGAAGATGCCTCAGTTCATGTGTATGAGTTGAAAATAAGGCAGCCGATAGACCATAACGATACGTTACAAGGTTTTTTTCAACAGAAGGTCTTGCTGCGGCATACCAGTTTTGACAATCCTGTCCTGATGAGTACCCAGGGGTATGAGATGTATGCAGTCTCAAACGAACTGGAACGGATATACAATGCTAACCATATTAATATTGAACACAGGTTTTATGGTGAGTCCGTCCCTGTAGGGAAAGGGTTTGAATACCTGACGTTAGAGCAGGCAACAGCAGATTTACATGCTGTTAACCGGTTGTTTAAAAAATTGTATAAAGGTACCTGGATCAGTTCGGGAATTAGCAAGGGAGGACAGCTGACTTTATTCTATAAGTATTTCTACCCGGACGATGTTTCCGTTTCAATCCCGTACGTAGCCCCTGTAAACAATGATTTGAAAGATAAGCGTGTATTCAGGTTTCTCGATACAGTAGGCACAAAAGAATGCCGTAGCAAGATTAAAGAATACCAGATTTATTTACTTAAAAATAAAAGCGATATTCTTAATAGGTTAAAATGGTATGCAAAAGGGGCCCGGCTCGCATTTGATTATCTGGGTTCTATGGAAAAGGCGTATGAGTATGCGGTATTAGAGTATTCTTTTTCCTTCTGGCAGTATGGGTATTCTTGTAATACCATTCCGGAATTAAATAATATAGACAGGGTTACCGAGCATTTTTTATCGGTATCCGATATTGCTTTTTATAGCGATAAATCCATAAAGAAATATGCTCCGCACTATTATCAGTCCGCTACTCAACTCGGATATTACGGCTATCAGATAAAACCATTCCGGAAATATTTAGATTATTTTGAAAGCGATCCGTCAGCGGTATTTGTGCCCAAGGGGCTGGAGGCCTCTTATTCGAATGAGTTGAATAAGCAGTTGTTAAAATGGCTGCATACAGACGGGAATAATATCATCTATATTTATGGAGGAAATGACACCTGGAGTGCCAATATGGTGGAGCCTTCCAAAAAAGTAAATTCAAAAGCATTTGTGATTCCTGATGAAGATCATTTTGGGGCAAGAATAAAAAATATGAGTCCCCGGAAGAAAAAGGAGGTGGTGGAACTGATCGAAAAGTGGACAGGTCTGAGAGCCGACCTGTCTAAGCTGTAAACGACCGATTAGCTGAGCTCGTGTAGTCGTTTTACATATTTTCCGATCACATCAAATTCCAGATTAACCTGAGTGCCTGTCTTGTAGTTCCTGAAATTAGTGTGTTCGTAGGTGTATGGGATAATGGCCACGCTAAAATTGTTCTTACCCGAATCAACAACGGTCAGACTGGTTCCGTCTACTGTTATTGAACCTTTTTCTATGGTGATATTGTTCAATTTGGGGTCGTATTCAAAAGTAAACCGCCAGCTGCCGTTCTCATTCTCTATGGCAATGCACGTACCGG of the Zhouia spongiae genome contains:
- a CDS encoding S28 family serine protease, with amino-acid sequence MYSVLSQNRNTIESALGNLEGITYKRMGPEDASVHVYELKIRQPIDHNDTLQGFFQQKVLLRHTSFDNPVLMSTQGYEMYAVSNELERIYNANHINIEHRFYGESVPVGKGFEYLTLEQATADLHAVNRLFKKLYKGTWISSGISKGGQLTLFYKYFYPDDVSVSIPYVAPVNNDLKDKRVFRFLDTVGTKECRSKIKEYQIYLLKNKSDILNRLKWYAKGARLAFDYLGSMEKAYEYAVLEYSFSFWQYGYSCNTIPELNNIDRVTEHFLSVSDIAFYSDKSIKKYAPHYYQSATQLGYYGYQIKPFRKYLDYFESDPSAVFVPKGLEASYSNELNKQLLKWLHTDGNNIIYIYGGNDTWSANMVEPSKKVNSKAFVIPDEDHFGARIKNMSPRKKKEVVELIEKWTGLRADLSKL
- a CDS encoding GlxA family transcriptional regulator, with product MKKVSILTPETAVPSAVSGPRYMFTTANQFLEASGKRPLFDVQLVGCKREVKLLDGVFSVHPDKTIDEVSDTDLVVIPALFGDMKEAVELNKKAIPWIVEQYAKGAEVASLCVGSFLLAASGLLDGKKCSTHWAYYNEFKETYPLVEVADGGVITEDNGIYSSGGANSLWNLLLYLLEKYTDRNTAILASKYFAIDIDRDSQSAFMIFKGQKEHKDEGILMIQEFIENNYQEKITVDRLAGMGAMSRRGFERRFKDATGNTAIEYLQRVKVEAAKRNFESTRMNVNDVMYEVGYSDTKAFRTVFKRLTGLTPIEYRNKYSKM